The following proteins are encoded in a genomic region of Corticium candelabrum chromosome 11, ooCorCand1.1, whole genome shotgun sequence:
- the LOC134186512 gene encoding mucin-like protein: MANRDIQTLLKGYESFEAQWVLVATWDKVPNYPDGCYSYYSWWWWCYRDEYTGLRNTFQAVLATDGLSSFAIFNYNCSDLQWSGRWSKGVVGYNAEGGTHYENHRLSQYDQVTTIDCDVSASNVGKQGKLVYTLHLDPSIIAVARRDCLVWFEEDRAREDLSWAADLEPCPCSRWQAWWDRRFRFDWFSFCAYSTFPSNSGSRQQCCYSTDWFSWGSLLVGPRYGGSAQRYDPSVNYLLHYQLDDKPRRDCCRVGNLCHLYYQRRPSHDCTGYVPQRRAWFWGDPHITTLDGKQYTFNGWGEYITMKTVNDTFVLMGRTRPANGSSATVFSAFSMAEFYPSSGFESQTPKSDIVHVELSDVNSLVVKYHSVAPNNQSDWQDISSNVTELDNSTSLDLHMVSISKPMTKSITATLPLGVSVTVEAKKGLLSVVFAGPDEQRGETRGLLGVWNGNKDDDFVFRNGTILSANATDREIHQFGQDWQITLQESLFYYKMGENVSTFSYPDHLPVFPDEIPMSNFTTEQISLCGVGNTACLYDFLQTGDADIASETKQTDEDNKALSQNLVNNPPKLFGNATFRVHINTSSTYLFSVSDPNDTYVVNLRGSLPASSDYSLSHDGDAYNFTWTPTSFSPVRLLFIANDSLGSTAILHPEVRICGCALDLNATCVESSKDGGDDLFIIQDCKCGSGWEGQFCDRDMDGCEEINCFEGVECFDNVAPLTGANCGPCPSGTQVSDGKCVDINECNSTNTPNGGCEQKCVNQLFSFNCECDSGFRLNQDKKSCSDIDECEEFDSCHQTCNNTEGSFFCGCESGFTLNSDDTRTCEGDCLVSSLFVSHTEFVIIFQLTTSVSCRIIVCKIVL; this comes from the exons ATGGCCAATAGAGATATTCAAACACTCTTGAAAGGATATGAATCGTTTGAAGCTCAATGGGTTCTTGTTGCCACATGGGACAAAGTTCCTAATTATCCTGATGGTTGTTATTCATACTAcagttggtggtggtggtgttacAGAGATGAATACACAGGCTTG AGAAATACGTTTCAGGCTGTATTGGCTACTGATGGTCTTAGCTCATTTGCAATATTCAACTACAATTGTAGTGATTTGCAGTGGTCTGGGAGATGGTCAAAGGGTGTTGTTGGATACAACGCTGAAGGAGGGACACACTATGAGAATCACAGACTATCCCAATATGACCAGGTGACAACGATTGATTGTGATGTTTCGGCATCAAATGTAGGCAAACAAGGGAAACTGGTCTACACTTTGCATCTCGACCCTTCAATTATTGCAGTAGCTAGACGCGATTGCTTAGTGTGGTTTGAAGAGGATCGAGCAAGAGAAGATCTGTCTTGGGCTGCAGATCTTGAACCCTGTCCTTGTAGTCGGTGGCAAGCTTGGTGGGACAGACGGTTTAGATTTGATTGGTTTTCTTTCTGTGCTTACTCTACTTTCCCGTCAAACAGTGGCAGCAGACAACAGTGCTGCTATTCAACAGATTGGTTTTCGTGGGGTAGTCTCTTGGTTGGTCCTCGTTATGGAGGCTCGGCACAGCGATACGATCCATCAGTCAATTATCTATTACATTACCAACTTGATGATAAACCACGTAGAGATTGCTGTCGTGTTGGCAATTTATGCCATTTGTACTACCAGCGAAGACCATCGCATGACTGTACAGGTTATGTACCACAAAGGAGAG CCTGGTTTTGGGGAGACCCACACATTACCACACTGGATGGTAAACAGTATACTTTCAATGGCTGGGGAGAATACATCACCATGAAAACTGTCAATGACACTTTTGTACTTATGGGCCGAACAAGGCCTGCTAACGGATCGAGTGCGACTGTTTTCTCAGCATTTTCTATGGCCGAGTTTTATCCTTCTAGTGGGTTTGAGAGTCAAACTCCGAAGTCAGATATTGTACATGTGGAGCTTTCCGACGTTAACTCGTTAGTTGTCAAGTATCACTCTGTGGCACCTAACAACCAGTCGGATTGGCAAGACATCAGCAGCAATGTTACAGAATTAGACAATTCGACGAGTTTAGATCTTCACATGGTGTCGATTTCCAAACCGATGACAAAATCTATTACAGCAACGCTCCCACTTGGTGTATCAGTGACTGTCGAAGCAAAGAAGGGATTGCTGTCTGTAGTGTTTGCTGGCCCTGACGAGCAGCGTGGTGAAACTCGAGGACTGTTGGGAGTTTGGAATGGAAACAAGGATGATGACTTTGTATTCAGGAATGGAACCATTCTTTCTGCTAATGCTACGGACAGAGAAATACACCAGTTTGGGCAAGACT GGCAGATAACCTTACAGGAGAGTCTATTTTACTACAAGATGGGTGAAAATGTGTCAACCTTTTCATATCCTGATCATTTGCCAGTTTTCCCAGATGAGATTCCTATGAGCAATTTTACAACAGAACAAATTTCTCTTTGTGGTGTTGGCAATACAGCATGTCTCTATGACTTCCTACAGACAGGAGATGCTGATATTGCGAGCGAGACCAAGCAGACAGATGAGGACAACAAAGCTCTTTCTCAGAATTTAG TGAACAACCCACCAAAGCTGTTTGGGAATGCAACATTTCGTGTTCATATCAACACGTCTTCCACCTATTTGTTTTCTGTATCCGATCCTAATGACACGTATGTTGTAAATCTCAGAGGAAGTCTGCCTGCTTCTTCCGACTATTCTTTATCTCATGATGGGGATGCATACAACTTCACATGGACACCGACATCTTTCTCTCCTGTTCGGCTCCTCTTTATTGCAAATGACTCACTTGGATCAACGGCTATTCTTCATCCAGAGGTTCGTATCTGTGGCTGTGCACTCGACTTGAATGCCACTTGCGTTGAATCGAGTAAGGATGGTGGAGAcgatttatttattatacaaGACTGCAAATGTGGATCTG GATGGGAAGGACAGTTCTGTGATCGAGACATGGATGGATGCGAAGAAATCAATTGCTTTGAAGGTGTGGAGTGTTTTGACAACGTTGCACCACTGACTGGTGCCAATTGTGGACCATGTCCAAGTGGCACTCAAGTTAGTGATGGCAAATGTGTTG ATATCAACGAATGCAATTCAACTAACACTCCTAATGGTGGGTGTGAACAGAAATGTGTGAATCAGTTGTTCAGCTTCAATTGCGAATGCGATTCTGGTTTTCGTCTGAATCAAGATAAGAAATCATGCTCAG ACATAGACGAATGTGAAGAGTTCGATTCTTGtcaccaaacttgcaacaacACAGAAGGCTCTTTCTTTTGTGGTTGTGAAAGTGGATTTACACTGAACAGTGATGATACCAGAACGTGCGAAGGTGATTGCCTCGTTTCATCATTATTTGTTTCACATACTGAATTTGTGATCATATTTCAGCTGACAACAAGTGTGTCATGCCGAATAATTGTATGCAAGATTGTGCTGTAA